A region from the Mesorhizobium sp. J8 genome encodes:
- the dnaE gene encoding DNA polymerase III subunit alpha, whose amino-acid sequence MADERLLRDPLQREAAVKAARPEAPARTFIHLRVHSAYSLLEGALQLGAIVGHAVKDEAPAIAVTDTNNLFGALEFAQKAVKDGVQPIIGCQVDLAFSGEASDGQRDRRRNGPEMSPVVLIAASEDGYRNLVRLISKVYLETPPGEPVHLTSAQLEGRCDGLICLTGGPRGPIGSALKADRRDLAEQRLLFLKGLFGDRLYVELERVAGYDRMVEKSTVDLAYTHDLPLVATNEAFFSKREDYEAHDALIAIAEGSVVAADNRRRLSPDNFLRTQADMARLFSDLPEAIDNTVEIAMRCSYYPKNRSPILPRFTGADAADKDAAEKAEAAELARQAREGLEKRLAAHGPTPGYTVEQYRERLEFELGIIERMKFPGYFLIVADFIKWAKSQGIPVGPGRGSGAGSLVAYSTTITDIDPLRFSLLFERFLNPDRVSMPDFDIDFCQDRREEVIRYVQQKYGRDQVGQIITFGTLQARAVLRDVGRVLQMPYGQVDKLSKMVPQNPANPVKLADAIANEPRFAEEAEKEPIVQTLLDTAQKLEGLYRHASTHAAGIVIGDRPLSELVPMYRDPRSDMPVTQFNMKYVEQAGLVKFDFLGLKTLTVLETAVKLIRRRGVDIDLARIPLDDKETYSMLSRGEVVGVFQVESAGMRKALIGMRPDCIEDIIALVALYRPGPMENIPTYNARKHGEEELASIHPKIDHLVKETQGVIVYQEQVMQIAQELAGYSLGEADLLRRAMGKKIRAEMDKQRERFVSGAVERGVSKPQADFIFDLLAKFADYGFNKSHAAAYAVVSYQTAYLKAHYPVEFLAASMTLDMSNTDKLADFRQDAMRLGIEVVAPSVMTSFRPFEVGENKIFYSLAALKGVGDAAVEHIVEVRGEKPFKNLADFCERVDPKIVGKRVFESLIMAGALDCFGHDRAQMMAGVERMMGLASLAQQNAISGQADIFGASLGSQSQALNLPATDPWLAADRLHREFQVVGFYLSAHPLDEYKAALQKMRVQNWAEFSAAVKRGAAAGRLAGTVTTKQERKTRTGNKMGVVQFSDTTGQYEAVLFSEGLAQYRDMLEPGRSVVITVSAEDRPEGINLRIQTVQSLEDEASRIQKALRIFVRDAAPLGTLANQLSVKGEGQVSFVLIKDAGQGEIEIELPNRYRISPQVASAMRAVPGVVEVELV is encoded by the coding sequence ATGGCGGATGAACGACTTCTACGCGACCCGTTGCAGCGCGAAGCAGCCGTGAAGGCCGCGCGGCCGGAAGCGCCGGCGCGGACCTTCATCCATCTGCGCGTGCATTCGGCCTATTCGCTGCTCGAAGGCGCGCTTCAGCTCGGTGCGATCGTCGGCCATGCGGTCAAGGACGAGGCGCCGGCGATCGCGGTCACCGACACCAACAATTTGTTCGGCGCGCTCGAATTCGCCCAGAAGGCGGTCAAGGACGGTGTCCAGCCGATCATCGGCTGCCAGGTCGACCTCGCCTTTTCCGGCGAGGCGAGCGACGGCCAGCGTGACCGCCGCCGCAACGGGCCGGAAATGTCGCCGGTCGTGCTGATCGCCGCCAGCGAGGACGGCTACCGCAATCTGGTCAGGCTGATCAGCAAGGTTTATCTGGAGACGCCGCCCGGCGAGCCGGTGCATCTGACCAGCGCGCAACTGGAGGGGCGGTGCGACGGGCTGATCTGTCTGACCGGCGGCCCGCGCGGTCCGATCGGCAGCGCGCTCAAGGCCGACCGGCGCGACCTCGCCGAACAGCGGCTGCTGTTCCTCAAGGGCCTGTTCGGCGACAGGCTTTATGTCGAGCTGGAGCGGGTCGCCGGCTACGACCGGATGGTCGAAAAGTCGACGGTCGACCTGGCCTACACACACGACCTGCCGCTGGTCGCCACCAACGAGGCGTTCTTCTCCAAGCGCGAGGACTATGAAGCGCATGACGCGCTGATTGCGATCGCCGAAGGCTCGGTGGTAGCCGCGGACAATCGCCGGCGGCTTTCGCCGGACAATTTCCTGCGCACTCAGGCGGACATGGCGCGGCTTTTCTCCGATCTACCGGAAGCGATCGACAACACGGTCGAGATCGCGATGCGCTGTTCCTATTATCCCAAGAATCGCAGCCCGATCCTGCCGCGCTTCACCGGCGCCGACGCCGCCGACAAGGACGCCGCCGAGAAGGCCGAGGCTGCGGAGCTTGCCCGTCAGGCGCGAGAGGGTTTGGAAAAGCGCCTTGCGGCGCATGGGCCGACGCCCGGCTACACGGTCGAGCAATATCGCGAACGGCTCGAATTCGAGCTCGGCATCATCGAGAGGATGAAGTTTCCCGGCTACTTCCTGATCGTTGCCGACTTCATCAAATGGGCCAAGTCGCAAGGCATTCCGGTTGGCCCGGGGCGCGGTTCGGGCGCCGGCTCGCTGGTCGCCTATTCCACCACCATCACCGATATCGACCCGCTGCGTTTCTCGCTGCTGTTCGAGCGCTTCCTCAACCCGGACCGCGTGTCGATGCCGGACTTCGACATCGACTTCTGCCAGGACCGGCGCGAAGAGGTCATCCGCTACGTCCAGCAGAAATACGGGCGCGATCAGGTCGGGCAGATCATCACCTTCGGTACGCTGCAGGCGCGTGCCGTGCTGCGCGACGTCGGCCGCGTGCTGCAGATGCCTTACGGCCAGGTGGACAAGCTATCCAAGATGGTGCCGCAGAACCCGGCCAATCCGGTCAAGCTGGCGGATGCCATCGCCAATGAGCCGCGCTTCGCCGAGGAGGCGGAGAAGGAGCCGATCGTCCAGACGCTGCTCGACACGGCGCAGAAGCTCGAAGGCCTCTATCGCCACGCCTCGACGCATGCCGCCGGTATCGTCATCGGCGACCGTCCGCTGTCCGAGCTGGTGCCGATGTATCGCGATCCGCGCTCGGACATGCCGGTCACCCAGTTCAACATGAAATATGTCGAGCAGGCCGGGCTGGTGAAGTTCGACTTCCTCGGCCTGAAGACGCTGACGGTGCTGGAAACGGCGGTGAAGCTCATCCGCCGTCGCGGCGTCGATATCGACCTCGCCCGTATTCCGCTCGACGACAAAGAGACTTACTCGATGCTGTCGCGCGGCGAGGTGGTCGGCGTGTTCCAGGTTGAAAGTGCCGGCATGCGCAAGGCGCTGATAGGCATGCGGCCGGACTGCATCGAGGACATCATCGCGCTGGTGGCGCTCTACCGCCCCGGCCCGATGGAAAACATCCCGACCTACAACGCCAGAAAGCACGGCGAGGAGGAGTTGGCCTCGATCCACCCCAAGATCGACCATCTGGTGAAGGAAACCCAAGGCGTCATCGTCTACCAGGAACAGGTGATGCAGATCGCGCAGGAGCTTGCCGGCTACTCGCTCGGCGAAGCCGATCTGCTGCGCCGCGCCATGGGCAAGAAGATCCGCGCCGAGATGGACAAGCAGCGCGAGCGCTTCGTCTCCGGCGCGGTCGAGCGCGGCGTCTCCAAGCCGCAGGCCGACTTCATCTTCGACCTGTTGGCCAAATTCGCCGACTACGGCTTCAACAAGTCGCACGCCGCGGCCTACGCGGTCGTCTCCTATCAGACCGCCTATCTCAAGGCACATTACCCGGTCGAGTTCCTGGCCGCGTCGATGACGCTCGACATGAGCAACACCGACAAGCTGGCCGATTTCCGCCAGGACGCCATGCGCCTCGGCATCGAGGTGGTGGCGCCATCGGTGATGACCAGCTTCCGCCCGTTCGAAGTGGGCGAGAACAAGATCTTCTATTCGCTGGCGGCGCTGAAAGGCGTCGGCGACGCGGCGGTCGAGCACATCGTCGAGGTGCGCGGCGAGAAGCCGTTCAAGAACCTTGCCGATTTCTGCGAGCGGGTCGATCCGAAGATCGTCGGAAAGCGCGTCTTCGAAAGCCTGATCATGGCCGGCGCGCTGGATTGCTTCGGCCACGACCGCGCCCAGATGATGGCCGGCGTCGAGCGCATGATGGGCCTCGCCTCGCTGGCGCAGCAGAACGCCATATCCGGCCAGGCCGACATTTTCGGCGCCTCGCTCGGCAGCCAGTCGCAGGCGCTCAACCTGCCGGCGACCGATCCGTGGCTTGCCGCGGACCGGCTGCATCGCGAGTTCCAAGTGGTGGGCTTCTATCTCTCGGCGCATCCGCTGGACGAGTACAAGGCCGCGCTGCAGAAGATGCGGGTGCAGAACTGGGCGGAGTTTTCCGCGGCGGTCAAGCGCGGCGCCGCCGCAGGGCGGCTCGCCGGCACCGTCACCACCAAGCAGGAGCGCAAGACCCGCACCGGCAACAAGATGGGCGTGGTGCAGTTTTCCGACACGACGGGCCAGTATGAGGCGGTGCTGTTCTCCGAGGGGCTGGCGCAGTATCGCGATATGCTGGAGCCCGGGCGATCGGTGGTGATCACCGTTTCGGCCGAAGACCGGCCGGAGGGCATCAACTTGCGCATCCAGACCGTGCAATCGCTGGAGGATGAGGCGAGCCGCATTCAGAAGGCGCTGCGCATCTTCGTGCGCGACGCGGCACCCCTCGGCACGCTGGCCAACCAGCTTTCGGTCAAGGGCGAAGGGCAGGTGAGCTTCGTGCTGATCAAGGACGCGGGGCAGGGCGAGATCGAGATCGAGCTGCCCAATCGCTACCGCATCTCGCCGCAGGTGGCATCGGCGATGCGCGCGGTGCCTGGCGTGGTCGAGGTCGAGCTGGTTTAG
- a CDS encoding acetyl/propionyl/methylcrotonyl-CoA carboxylase subunit alpha, with translation MFKKILIANRGEIACRVIKTARKMGIATVAVYADADRDAVHVEMADEAVHIGSSPAAQSYLLPEKIIAACKETGAEAVHPGYGFLSERASFCEALEKEGIVFIGPKPKAIKAMGDKIESKKFASQAKVSTVPGWLGVIEDADHAERIAGEIGYPVMIKASAGGGGKGMRIAWSEAEVRDGFDRARSEAKSSFGDDRVFIEKFVVDPRHIEIQVLADAHGTALYLGERECSIQRRNQKVVEEAPSPFLDAKTRKAMGEQAVALAKAVDYQSAGTVEFIVDKDKNFYFLEMNTRLQVEHPVTELVTGIDLVEQMIRVAAGEKLAIKQSDVKLNGWAVESRLYAEDPFRNFLPSIGRLTRYRPPEEGRFGDIVIRNDTGVAEGSEISMFYDPMVAKLCTWAPTRLEAIDAMSEALDRFVVDGIEHNIPFLSALMQHPRWREGRLSTGFIAEEYPDGFSPVAPDGEERAVFAAVATAIELLRRDRLDRLSGRLAPHSGYLKRDWVVKIDAGYLPVGIVDGMVSIPMEVDLSIDGGKPLTVASDWRPGDAIWQGTVGGNRIAAQIRPALNGLRIAWKGMSVTARAMLPRTAELERLMPEKLPPDTSKMLLCPMPGLVVSIAVAEGQEVKAGETLAVVEAMKMENVLRAERDLTIAKLNAKPGDSLAVDAVIMEFA, from the coding sequence ATGTTCAAGAAGATCCTGATCGCCAATCGCGGCGAGATCGCCTGCCGCGTGATCAAGACGGCGCGCAAGATGGGGATTGCCACCGTCGCGGTCTATGCGGATGCCGACCGCGACGCAGTCCACGTCGAAATGGCCGACGAAGCTGTGCATATCGGGTCTTCGCCGGCGGCGCAGAGCTATCTGCTGCCCGAGAAGATCATCGCCGCCTGCAAGGAGACTGGCGCGGAAGCCGTGCACCCGGGCTATGGTTTTCTTTCGGAACGTGCGTCTTTCTGCGAGGCGCTGGAGAAGGAAGGCATCGTCTTCATCGGACCGAAGCCCAAGGCCATCAAGGCGATGGGCGACAAGATCGAATCGAAGAAGTTCGCCAGCCAGGCCAAGGTCTCGACCGTGCCCGGCTGGCTCGGCGTCATCGAGGACGCCGACCATGCCGAACGGATCGCCGGCGAGATCGGCTATCCGGTCATGATCAAGGCCTCGGCCGGCGGCGGCGGCAAGGGCATGCGCATCGCCTGGAGCGAGGCGGAGGTGCGCGACGGTTTCGACAGGGCACGTTCGGAGGCGAAAAGCTCCTTCGGGGACGACCGTGTCTTCATCGAGAAGTTCGTCGTGGATCCCCGCCACATCGAGATTCAGGTGCTGGCAGACGCGCATGGCACCGCGCTCTATCTCGGCGAGCGCGAATGCTCGATCCAGCGCCGCAACCAGAAAGTGGTCGAGGAGGCGCCGTCGCCGTTCCTCGACGCCAAGACCCGAAAGGCGATGGGCGAGCAGGCGGTGGCGCTGGCGAAAGCCGTCGACTACCAGAGCGCCGGCACGGTCGAGTTCATCGTCGATAAGGACAAGAACTTCTATTTCCTTGAAATGAACACGCGATTGCAGGTGGAGCACCCGGTGACGGAGCTCGTCACCGGCATCGACCTGGTCGAGCAGATGATCCGCGTCGCCGCCGGCGAGAAGCTCGCCATCAAGCAGAGCGACGTGAAGCTCAACGGCTGGGCGGTGGAAAGCCGCCTCTATGCCGAGGACCCGTTCCGCAACTTCCTGCCGTCGATCGGGCGGCTGACCCGCTACAGGCCACCGGAAGAAGGCAGGTTCGGCGACATCGTCATCCGCAACGATACCGGCGTCGCCGAAGGGTCCGAGATCTCGATGTTCTACGACCCGATGGTGGCCAAACTCTGCACTTGGGCGCCGACAAGACTGGAAGCCATCGACGCCATGTCGGAGGCGCTGGACAGGTTCGTCGTCGACGGCATCGAGCACAACATCCCCTTCCTTTCGGCGCTGATGCAGCACCCGCGCTGGCGCGAGGGGCGGCTGTCGACCGGCTTCATCGCCGAGGAATATCCGGACGGTTTTTCGCCGGTCGCGCCGGATGGCGAGGAGAGGGCGGTGTTCGCCGCCGTCGCGACGGCGATCGAACTCTTGCGCCGCGACCGGCTCGACCGCCTGAGCGGCAGGCTGGCGCCGCATTCCGGCTATCTCAAGCGCGACTGGGTGGTAAAGATCGACGCTGGCTATCTCCCGGTCGGGATCGTCGACGGCATGGTTTCCATCCCGATGGAGGTCGATCTGTCGATCGACGGCGGCAAGCCGTTGACGGTCGCCTCCGACTGGCGGCCGGGAGATGCGATCTGGCAAGGCACGGTCGGCGGCAACCGCATCGCAGCCCAGATCCGCCCAGCGCTGAACGGGCTGCGGATTGCCTGGAAAGGCATGTCGGTGACCGCGCGCGCCATGCTGCCGCGCACGGCCGAGCTTGAAAGGCTAATGCCGGAGAAGCTGCCGCCGGACACCTCGAAGATGCTGCTCTGCCCGATGCCAGGTCTCGTCGTCTCGATCGCCGTCGCCGAGGGCCAAGAGGTCAAGGCCGGCGAGACGCTGGCCGTGGTCGAAGCGATGAAGATGGAGAACGTGCTGCGCGCCGAGCGCGACCTCACGATAGCCAAGCTCAACGCCAAGCCGGGGGACAGCCTCGCGGTCGATGCCGTGATCATGGAGTTCGCCTGA
- a CDS encoding S-(hydroxymethyl)glutathione dehydrogenase/class III alcohol dehydrogenase, with translation MKTRAAVAVGAGKPLEIMEVDLEGPREGEVLVEVKATGICHTDEFTLSGADPEGIFPAILGHEGAGIVVDVGKGVTSVKKGDHVIPLYTPECRQCPSCLSRKTNLCTAIRATQGQGLMPDGTSRFSVGGEKLFHYMGCSTFSNFTVLPEIAVAKVNPDAPFDKICYIGCGVTTGIGAVINTAKVEQGATAVVFGLGGIGLNVIQGLRLAGADMIIGVDVNNDKKAWGEKFGMTHFVNPKEIDGDIVPYLVNMTKRGADQIGGADYTFDCTGNTKVMRQALEASHRGWGKSVIIGVAGAGQEISTRPFQLVTGRTWMGTAFGGARGRTDVPRIVDWYMEKKIQIDPMITHTLKLEDINKGFELMHEGKSIRSVVVY, from the coding sequence ATGAAGACCCGTGCCGCCGTTGCTGTTGGTGCCGGAAAGCCGCTGGAGATCATGGAGGTGGACCTGGAAGGCCCGCGCGAGGGCGAGGTGCTGGTCGAGGTCAAGGCGACCGGCATCTGCCACACCGACGAGTTCACGCTGTCGGGCGCCGATCCGGAAGGCATCTTTCCGGCGATCCTCGGCCATGAGGGCGCCGGCATCGTCGTCGATGTCGGCAAGGGCGTGACCTCGGTCAAAAAGGGCGACCATGTCATCCCGCTCTACACGCCCGAATGCCGGCAGTGCCCGTCATGCCTGTCGCGCAAGACCAACCTGTGCACCGCCATCCGCGCCACGCAGGGGCAAGGATTGATGCCCGACGGCACCTCGCGCTTCTCGGTCGGCGGCGAGAAGCTGTTCCACTATATGGGCTGCTCGACCTTCTCCAACTTCACCGTGCTGCCGGAGATCGCGGTCGCCAAGGTCAATCCCGACGCGCCCTTCGACAAGATCTGCTACATCGGCTGCGGCGTCACCACCGGCATCGGCGCCGTCATCAACACGGCCAAGGTCGAGCAGGGCGCCACCGCTGTCGTCTTCGGCCTCGGCGGCATCGGTTTGAACGTCATCCAGGGTCTTCGCCTTGCCGGCGCCGACATGATCATCGGCGTCGATGTGAACAACGACAAGAAGGCCTGGGGCGAGAAGTTCGGCATGACGCATTTCGTCAATCCGAAGGAGATCGACGGCGACATCGTGCCTTACCTGGTCAACATGACCAAGCGCGGCGCCGACCAGATCGGCGGCGCCGACTACACCTTCGACTGCACCGGCAACACCAAGGTGATGCGCCAGGCGCTCGAAGCCTCGCATCGCGGCTGGGGCAAGTCGGTCATCATCGGCGTTGCCGGCGCCGGCCAGGAGATCTCCACACGCCCGTTCCAGCTGGTCACCGGCCGCACCTGGATGGGCACCGCCTTCGGCGGCGCGCGCGGCCGCACCGATGTGCCGCGCATCGTCGACTGGTACATGGAAAAGAAGATCCAGATCGATCCGATGATCACCCACACGCTGAAGCTCGAAGACATCAACAAGGGTTTCGAACTCATGCACGAGGGCAAGTCGATCAGGAGCGTCGTGGTTTACTGA
- the gfa gene encoding S-(hydroxymethyl)glutathione synthase: MAEKLHPKIDNGLPKESASFAGGTLVCLCASKPVKVKVKGQIAHNHACGCTKCWKPEGAIFSVVAVAGSGDVTVTENGDKLKVVDPSALIQRHACTGCGVHMYGPVERDHPFKGLSFIHPERFEEDGWSPPGFAAFVSSIIESGVDPDRMAGIRGQLKSIGLEPYDCLSPGLMDYIATWTAKKSGALPA, from the coding sequence ATGGCCGAGAAACTGCATCCGAAGATCGACAATGGCCTGCCGAAGGAGAGCGCATCCTTTGCCGGCGGCACGCTGGTCTGCCTGTGCGCCAGCAAGCCGGTGAAGGTGAAGGTCAAGGGCCAGATCGCCCACAACCATGCCTGCGGCTGCACCAAGTGCTGGAAGCCGGAAGGCGCCATCTTCTCGGTCGTGGCCGTTGCCGGCAGCGGCGACGTCACCGTCACCGAGAACGGCGACAAGCTCAAGGTGGTCGACCCAAGCGCGCTGATCCAGCGCCATGCCTGCACGGGCTGCGGCGTCCACATGTACGGCCCGGTCGAGCGCGACCATCCCTTCAAGGGCCTGTCCTTCATCCATCCCGAACGCTTCGAGGAGGACGGCTGGTCGCCGCCGGGCTTTGCCGCTTTCGTCTCCTCGATCATCGAATCCGGCGTCGACCCGGACCGCATGGCCGGCATTCGCGGCCAGCTGAAGTCGATCGGGCTGGAGCCCTATGACTGCCTCAGCCCTGGCCTGATGGACTATATCGCCACCTGGACCGCGAAGAAGTCGGGCGCACTTCCGGCCTGA
- a CDS encoding YaiI/YqxD family protein — translation MPAPLIYVDADACPVKAEIEKVAERHGVVVTYVSNGGLRPSRDPMIRNIVVSKGADAADDWIVENARANDIVVTADIPLAARTVALGAHVLGPAGRPFTPETIGMAVAMRDLKQHLRETGESRGFNASFTQKDRSQFLGELDRILRRALKSVTPD, via the coding sequence ATGCCCGCACCCCTTATCTACGTCGACGCCGACGCCTGCCCGGTCAAGGCCGAGATCGAGAAGGTCGCCGAGCGCCATGGCGTCGTCGTCACCTATGTTTCCAATGGCGGGCTACGGCCGTCGCGCGATCCGATGATCCGCAACATCGTCGTCTCCAAGGGCGCGGATGCCGCGGACGACTGGATCGTCGAGAACGCCAGGGCCAACGACATCGTGGTGACCGCCGACATCCCGCTTGCTGCGCGCACGGTGGCGCTCGGTGCGCATGTGCTGGGGCCTGCAGGCCGCCCCTTCACGCCGGAGACCATCGGCATGGCGGTGGCGATGCGCGATTTGAAGCAGCATCTGCGCGAAACCGGCGAAAGCCGGGGATTCAACGCCTCCTTCACGCAGAAGGACAGGTCGCAGTTTCTCGGCGAGCTCGACCGCATCTTGCGGCGCGCGCTCAAATCCGTCACACCGGACTGA
- a CDS encoding DUF1345 domain-containing protein: MGDDLKTPMHRHMQFALAAAIGIVALLLALLLRWPLPYSIGANVFFVSYIALVLALMPSLTGRYLSKNARATDLPVLLIFVVTLFVVVAAIVSLFLLINQKNAAHPWQLAFAILSIPLGWFTIHAMASLHYAHVYWMGGDEIDAKSQKKMPVGGLDFPGGKRPEGWDFLYFATVIGMTAQTADTAITTSQMRLVVLVHSILTFFFNTVIVAAAVNLAVSLGGP, from the coding sequence ATGGGTGACGATCTCAAGACGCCGATGCATCGGCACATGCAGTTCGCCCTCGCCGCGGCCATCGGCATCGTCGCGCTGTTGCTTGCCTTGTTGCTGCGCTGGCCTCTACCCTACTCCATCGGCGCCAATGTGTTCTTTGTGAGCTACATCGCACTGGTGCTGGCCTTAATGCCGAGCCTTACCGGCCGCTATCTCAGCAAGAACGCGCGCGCGACGGACCTGCCGGTGCTGCTTATCTTCGTCGTCACGCTCTTCGTCGTCGTTGCGGCCATCGTCTCGCTGTTTCTTTTGATCAACCAGAAAAACGCGGCGCACCCTTGGCAGCTCGCCTTCGCGATTTTGTCGATCCCGCTCGGCTGGTTCACCATCCACGCCATGGCGTCGCTGCATTATGCGCATGTCTATTGGATGGGTGGTGATGAGATCGACGCGAAAAGCCAGAAGAAGATGCCTGTTGGCGGGCTCGATTTTCCCGGCGGTAAAAGACCGGAAGGCTGGGATTTCCTCTATTTCGCGACCGTGATCGGCATGACGGCGCAGACGGCGGACACCGCGATCACGACCTCGCAAATGCGTCTGGTCGTGCTCGTACATTCGATCCTGACCTTTTTCTTCAACACGGTGATCGTCGCGGCGGCGGTCAATCTCGCGGTTAGCCTGGGCGGTCCGTAA